One region of Strongyloides ratti genome assembly S_ratti_ED321, chromosome : X genomic DNA includes:
- a CDS encoding Ras-related protein Rab-28 — protein sequence MEKKNEDNVNVNANLESDSEDDKDNTDERSIKLVLIGDGCSGKTSICNQLCKKKFSKKYTQTYGVDFYSKKITLPNNIEVLLQIWDIGGQSVASPLLEKYLYGVQGVLLIYDVTNSTSFANLQDWITVTKKITKNYEKHVHMSLVGNKTDLEHRRAVRVEKHTKLAEQYGMSSHYVSAKTGDSVALAFRQTAADIFGIQLSKIDMESDITIVQAPVAVPTEKELKEVAAKNALANQNNSAACRIQ from the exons atggagaaaaaaaatgaagataatgTTAATGTTAATGCTAATTTAGAAAGTGATTCGGAGGATGATAAAGATAATACTGATGAAAGGTCTATAAAATTAGTTCTTATTGGAGATGGATGTAGTGGTAAAACATCCATTTGTAATcaattatgtaaaaaaaaattttcaaaaaaatatacacag acaTACGGTGttgatttttattctaaaaaaataacattacctaataatattgaagtattattacaaatatgGGATATTGGTGGGCAAAGTGTAGCATCTCCAttgttagaaaaatatttgtacGGCGTTCAAGGAGTTTTACTTATTTATGATGTCACAAATAGTACCAGTTTCGCAAATTTACAAGACTGGATTACtgtgacaaaaaaaattacaaaaaattatgaaaag caTGTTCATATGTCTTTAGTTGGAAATAAAACTGATCTCGAACATCGTAGAGCTGTTCGAGTTGAAAAACATACAAAATTAGCTGAACAATATGGAATGTCATCTCATTATGTATCTGCAAAAACTGGAGATAGTGTAGCTTTAGCATTTCg TCAAACAGCTGCAGATATTTTTGGTATtcaattatcaaaaatagaTATGGAAAGTGATATTACAATTGTTCAGGCACCAGTTGCTGTACCAACTGAAAAAGAGTTAAAAGAAGTTGCAGCAAAAAATGCATTAgcaaatcaaaataattctGCAGCATGTCgtattcaataa
- a CDS encoding Peptidase S54, rhomboid domain-containing protein, with protein MFLSPGVVAKIKYIDEDCSEIRDDVSSKNHLKNSDNDIYNNKLKKLYVIFKDYEKTGFDEIDVEDVKKALMDPNFTNILVNGFSITAPSMLMERVVKSKKPLTFDEFSEIVIKSRRLSYDIAQYKHLQDFNDDEKIFKKYYQYDKQIYDENINYKEIISSCIFLLIYTILMILSFDIDKYTKYKYITNYGELQYYNISPSMFLTYIFIHKSRKSLLFNLIHFSCVFMTLQYYFKTEIKYIIVVITSSVAYGAIIHLFEETNLYGSINCIIALVSLLFVNIIFGKKKNETSIIPIILCIIYILPILFYPSASSVGGLMGGFCSSIFIVLKKNIINIPCNINVCHV; from the exons atgtttTTATCACCAGGAGTTGttgcaaaaataaaat atATTGATGAAGATTGTAGTGAAATTAGGGACGATGTATCAtctaaaaatcatttaaaaaattctgaTAATgacatatataataataaattaaaa aaattatatgttatttttaaagattatgAAAAAACTGGTTTTGATGAAATTGATGTAGAAGATGTTAAGAAAGCTTTGATGGATccaaattttacaaatattttggTAAATGGTTTTAGTATTACAGCTCCAAGTATGCTTATGGAAAGAGTCGTAAAAAGTAAGAAACCATTAACTTTCGATGAATTTTCtgaaattgttataaaatcaAGAAGATTAAGTTATGATATTGCACAATATAAACATCTTCAAGATTTCaatgatgatgaaaaaatctttaaaaaatattatcaatatgataaacaaatttatgatgaaaatataaattataaggAAATAATTAGTTcatgtatttttttacttatttatacaatacttatgatattatcttttgatattgataaatatacaaaatataaatatatcactAATTATGGAGaattacaatattataatatttcacCATCTAtgtttttaacatatatttttattcataaatcAAGAAAAAGCTTGCTTTTcaatttaattcatttttcatGTGTTTTCATGACACTTCAATATTACTTCAAGactgaaataaaatatattattgttgtTATCACATCATCAGTAGCATATGGTGCCATCATACATTTATTTGAagaaacaaatttatatggatctataaattgtattattgctttagtatcattattatttgttaatataatttttggtaaaaaaaagaatgaaaCATCAATTATTccaataatattatgtattatttatatattgccaatattattttatccaTCAGCCTCATCTGTTGGAGGATTAATGGGTGGATTTTGTTCAAGTATAtttatagtattaaaaaaaaatataattaatattccatgtaatataaatgtatgtCATGTATAA
- a CDS encoding Clathrin interactor 1 has product MSNLFSGLASITKTVSDALNNPEVKKFQDQVTGYVMNFTDAEIKVRNATNDEGWGPTNQQCDEIASMTFSYDLCTEASEMLFKRMMENSKGTWRRTYKSLRLVDHLLKHGSERFIKYTREHSAQIRGLQNFHYIDEKGKDQGINIRVKAKAIIQLLQDENLLIEERKKAKTMNRDKYVGYSKEDMIHMSGSSSMSGFGNDYYNKYSDTSSNVNKSQSMNDDIHKEANLFNFPDDRDMDHTELGIPNTPNNDDDFGEFESPVKITESQKKVEVDLFGDIVPIAPPPNNLVSPTFSSKSMTSPVLNTKTTTNDLINLMDDLNVIEPPSTQQTSINVFAATRMDSDILPIPQKIEPLKNNVGNLLDIDINTTDQNTNIQDEFADFVAFGGTTTTNEPQQLDFFNSMSTISPKESQNKIDTPINEKNNLDLGNFISEKKLPPKESTKVGSTWNGLEDKFGLDFANFNLKKGESEKKKVSMNEMKSKGSIPTNLF; this is encoded by the exons AtgtcaaatttattttccgGGTTAGCAAGCATTACAAAAACTGTATCAGATGCTCTTAATAACCcagaagttaaaaaatttcaagaCCAAGt gacTGGTTATGTAATGAATTTTACTGATGCAGAAATAAAAGTACGAAATGCAACGAATGATGAAGGATGGGGACCAACTAATCAGCAATGTGATGAAATCGCAAGTATGACCTTTTCATATGACCTTTGTACAGAGGCATCTGAGATGTTATTTAAACGTATGATGGAAAATAGCAAAGGAACATGGAGACGAacatataaaagtttaagaTTAGTAgatcatttattaaaacatggAAGTgaaagatttattaaatatacaagAGAACATTCAGCACAAATAAGAGgtttacaaaattttcattatattgaTGAAAAAGGTAAAGATCAAGGAATTAATATTCGTGTAAAAGCTAAAGCAATTATACAACTTTTACAAGATGAAAATTTACTTATtgaagaaagaaaaaaagctAAAACAATGAATAGAGATAAATATGTTGGTTATTCAAAAGAAGATATGATTCATATGTCAGGAAGTTCTTCAATGTCTGGTTTTGGaaatgattattataataaatattctgATACATCTtcaaatgttaataaatctCAGTCAATGAATGATGATATTCATAAAGAGgctaatttatttaattttcctGATGATAGAGATATGGATCATACAGAACTTGGTATTCCAAATACACCAAATAATGATGATGATTTTGGTGAATTTGAATCACCTGTAAAAATTACAGAAagtcaaaaaaaagtagaagTTGATTTATTTGGTGATATAGTACCAATTGCTCCACCTCCTAATAACTTAGTATCACCAACATTCTCTTCAAAAAGTATGACATCACCTGTTTTGAATACAAAAACTACAACAAATGATTTAATTAATCTTATGGATGATTTAAATGTCATAGAACCACCATCTACACAACAAACTTCTATTAATGTATTTGCTGCAACAAGAATGGATTCTGATATTCTACCAATACCTCAAAAAATTGAAccacttaaaaataatgttggAAATTTGTTGGATATAGATATTAATACAACTGAtcaaaatacaaatatacAAGATGAATTTGCTGATTTTGTAGCATTTGGTGGTACTACAACAACAAatg AACCACAACAACTTGACTTTTTTAACTCAATGTCTACTATTTCACCTAAAGAAtcacaaaataaaatagatacacctataaatgaaaaaaataacttagacttaggtaattttatttcagaAAAGAAACTTCCTCCAAAAGAGAGTACAAAAGTTGGAAGTACATGGAATGGCCTGGAAGATaa ATTTGGATTAGATTTTGCAAATTTCAACCTTAAAAAAGGAGAATcggaaaagaaaaaagtatcAATGAATGAAATGAAAAGTAAAGGAAGTATAccaacaaatttattttaa
- a CDS encoding Insulin-like domain-containing protein has protein sequence MNRGRTVFQLTTLSSILIIFIFSFYYAEGRYRNIGQIKMCPPGGESFAVAWQLSCNLMKKRSQQTDKDIYGKIYNDNQKKNSTHKRYMQRALSLNELMKYCCLYGCTPKDLNSYCF, from the exons atgaaTCGTGGTCGTACTGTTTTCCAGTTAACCACACTTTCTTCTATActtattatctttatattttctttttattatgcTGAAGGAAGATATAGGAATATTGGACAGATAAAAATGTGCCCACCTGGTGGAGAAAGTTTTGCTGTAGCTTGGCAATTATCATGTAATCTAATGAAAAAAAGAAGTCAACAGACTGATAAAGACATTTAtggtaaaatttataatgataatcaaaaaa aaaattcaACGCATAAACGTTATATGCAGAGGGCGTTATCATTAAATGAACTTATGAAATATTGTTGTTTGTATGGTTGTACACCAAAAGATTTAAACAGTTATTGTTTCTAA
- a CDS encoding Na+ channel, amiloride-sensitive family-containing protein gives MDKSNINEVIHDNDDNNNNKDYLINKVKNSKNDITEKCKEMIGEKIILHVHDDESKEFTSLTTYHGMVRIYNSATWPSLIFWCLVVLICVTLFMIHSGMLLSYYASRPTFIQEKLWNRAHVDVKPTITVCKKYFQDPIKVKKYNISKNNQLFLYDIVHHDSLLERKEEEYDNWIEFEKNFTNNMGSNFSLTKYLLDTSYQCEDLFSGAWIGSKYNENICANKSKKIITDDGVCWELNNINGESSKRLISFNVNMHSNKDEIIIQVHREGIPSNVPAKGLRLSVGRRMIISLIVKNQTFLNSNNWGNCRENDLNDRHSLSSKKFTDMEGCIKNCKRKQYIEKCNCVPLSYIMDNDEINECNVKEMISCIRIMETGNHLKNCFCPIECRRIIYDYTAVSYTKLPNNMLNFASIEINWENWLTTENIQTKRITAVDLLSYVAGSMGLFLGMSCVTLLEIFMFLFKSVWGTINNARYKYYYNNLLEQTLEKSLENFEVEKNLQENC, from the exons ATGGataaatcaaatattaatgaagTGATACATGATaatgatgataataataataataaagattatttaattaataaggtaaaaaattcaaaaaatgatattacaGAAAAATGTAAAGAAATGATAggagaaaaaataattcttcatGTACATGATGATGAAAGTAAAGAATTTACATCATTAACTACATATCATGGTATG gtgAGAATATATAACTCTGCAACATGGCCATCATTAATTTTCTGGTGTTTAGTTGTTTTAATATGTGTTACACTTTTTATGATACATTCAGGAATgttattatcatattatgCTTCACGTCCAACATTTATTCAAGAAAAATTATGGAATAGAGCTCATGTTGATGTTAAACCTACTATAACtgtttgtaaaaaatattttcaagatcctattaaagttaaaa aatataatatttctaaaaataatcaacTATTCTTATATGACATTGTACATCATGATAGTTTATTAGAAAGAAAAGAAGAAGAATATGATAATTGGAtagaatttgaaaaaaattttacaaataatatgGGTAGTAATTTTAGTTTAACAAAGTATCTCTTAGATACAAg ttatcaATGTGAAGATTTATTTTCTGGTGCTTGGATTGgttcaaaatataatgaaaatatatgtgctaataaaagtaaaaaaattataactgATGATGGTGTTTGTTGGGAGTTAAATAACATAAATGGTGAAAGTAGTAAAagattaatttcttttaatgtcAATATGCACTCAaataaag atgaaataattatacaaGTTCATCGTGAAGGAATTCCCTCTAACGTTCCAGCAAAAGGACTTCGACTTTCTGTAGGTAGAAGAATGattatatctttaattgtaaaaaat caaacatttttaaattctaatAATTGGGGTAATTGCCGAGAAAATGACTTAAATGATAGACATTCTTTATCATCAAAAAAATTCACAGATATGGAAGgatgtataaaaaattgtaaaagaaAACAATATATAGAGAAGTGCAATTGTGTTCCATTATCATACATCATGGATAATGATGAAATAAATGAATGTAATGTTAAAGAAATGATAAGTTGTATTAGGATAATGGAGACAGGAAATcacttaaaaaattgtttttgtcCTATTGAATGTAGAAGAATTATATATGATTATACTGCTGTTTCGTACACTAAACTTCCAAATAATATGTT aaactTTGCATCAATTGAAATTAATTGGGAAAATTGGTTAACAACAGAAAATATACAAACTAAAAGAATAACAGCTGTagatttattatcatatgtTGCTGGATCAATGGGTTTATTTTTAGGAATGAGTTGTGTAAcattattagaaattttcATGTTTCTATTTAAATCTGTTTGGGGAACAATTAATAATGcaagatataaatattattataataatttattagaacaaacattagaaaaatctttagaaaattttgaagtcgaaaaaaatttacaagaAAATTGTTGA
- a CDS encoding BcDNA.LD19727, whose amino-acid sequence MPSTCCVNFIRSATCLLNLFFWLAGVGTLCIGLLMLLDPIVNDLWTINNGAYTITTSAYMLTIVGSIMTILGFCGLCGVWKKSEWMLICFCIILIVVFCLEFACALIAYNYKEKLEKYVGDSMTKAMNTKYGVDDEYTSVIDRLQRDFECCGVNSYRDWLKTSWSIDKEGLDEGIELGIGGNTYGRVPTSCCNINGLNEYDTNCGVSFNNLELWTYERFLNIDGCVNAIKLKAKQHVSLAVALSVFISAVQLFGIFLTMTYCCCINKGALKNESRR is encoded by the exons atgcCATCTACATGTTGTGTTAATTTTATACGATCAGCCACTTGCCTtcttaatctttttttttgg tTAGCTGGTGTTGGTACTTTGTGTATTGGTCTTTTGATGCTTCTTGATCCAATTGTTAATGATTTATGGACAATTAATAATGGAGCATATACAATAACAACATCCGCATATATGTTAACAATTGTAGGAAGTATAATGACAATTTTAGGATTTTGTGGACTTTGTGGTGTTTGGAAAAAAAGTGAATGGATGTTAATTTGT ttttgtataatattaattgttgTATTTTGCCTTGAATTTGCTTGTGCATTAATAgcatataattataaagaaaaacttGAAAAGTATGTTGGTGATTCAATGACAAAAGCAATGAACACAAAATATGGGGTTGATGATGAGTATACTTCCGTTATAGATAGATTACAAAGAGATTTTGAATGTTGTGGTGTTAATAGTTATCGTGATTGGTTAAAAACTTCATGGAGTATTGATAAAGAAGGATTAGATGAAGGAATTGAATTAGGAATTGGTGGTAATACTTATGGTAGAGTGCCAACATCATGTTGTAATATAAATGGATTAAATGAATATGACACAAATTGTGGTGTTTCATTTAATAACTTAGAGCTATGGACATATGAAAGATTTCTTAATATTGATGGTTGTGTTAAtgcaataaaattaaaagcaAAACAACATGTTTCATTAGCAGTAGCATTGTCTGTTTTTATTAGTGCAGTACag ttatttggtatttttttaacaatgaCATATTGCTGTTGTATAAATAAAGGAGCATTAAAGAATGAATCTAGAAGATAA